Proteins encoded by one window of Cannabis sativa cultivar Pink pepper isolate KNU-18-1 chromosome 4, ASM2916894v1, whole genome shotgun sequence:
- the LOC133036973 gene encoding uncharacterized protein LOC133036973, translating into MAIKCVTVQGWEERIAALEGIIHRQDEELRQLRRQPEPPVQIRQDAENRDPPAAVVYPATEARHELLAERFRKQHPPEFEGGIDPVVAEEWISCIESILQMLRVDGNDRVKCASYMLRKDALLAAKVDEFTGLVQGSLTVTEYAQKFDRLAKFAPDLVPTDRVRAHRFVEGTETNGCSRCGNCVKGSIGYAQVVEMALTAERSENKIWKENAARRESKKGGANSNDHKKRGQDQSGQPSQDKRYKSDNNQRFNGSSGRNIPECPKCTKRHLGECRAKACYKSGKEGHIKRNCPLWGQTGNRAEPKKDDKYVPARVFAITQAEAEASPSVVSGQIPMANTTCKVLFDSGATHSFIASTIVNHINAPSELFTVGFGTMLPSGKVVISRSWLRDLFDFDVILGMDFLTKYGASIDCKQKKVVFTPEDGETFEFRGVGKKPRTPIISAMKAGQLLQRGCLGSYPGYHHTREIEFVIELVPERHRFPAHHIGWHHRN; encoded by the exons GGATGGGAAGAGCGCATTGCCGCACTGGAAGGAATCATTCATAGGCAGGATGAAGAACTTCGTCAGCTGAGACGTCAACCGGAGCCGCCAGTCCAAATAAGGCAAGATGCAGAAAATAGAGACCCACCAGCTGCAGTGGTATATCCTGCTACAGAGGCTAGACATGAGTTGTTAGCAGAGAGATTTCGGAAACAACACCCACCTGAGTTTGAGGGAGGCATAGACCCGGTAGTGGCTGAGGAGTGGATAAGTTGCATAGAAAGCATTTTGCAGATGCTAAGGGTGGATGGGAATGACCGAGTGAAGTGTGCATCTTACATGCTGAGGAAAGATGCTC TTCTAGCAGCAAAGGTCGATGAATTTACTGGGTTAGTCCAAGGGAGTCTTACTGTGactgagtatgcacaaaaatttgaTAGATTGGCGAAATTTGCTCCAGATCTGGTACCTACTGATAGAGTGCGAGCACATCGATTTGTGGAAGGCACCGAAACCAATGGTTGCTCGAGATGTGGAAATTGTGTCAAGGGGTCAATCGGCTATGCTCAAGTTGTCGAAATGGCTCTTACGGCTGAGCGGAGtgaaaacaaaatttggaaggaaaatgctgCCAGGAGAGAATCTAAGAAAGGTGGAGCCAATTCTAATGACCACAAGAAACGGGGACAGGACCAGTCCGGGCAGCCAAGTCAAGACAAGAGgtacaaaagtgataacaacCAACGATTTAATGGCAGCAGTGGGCGAAACATTCCAGAATGCCCTAAATGTACCAAACGTCATCTCGGTGAGTGTCGCGCAAAAGCATGCTACAAAAGTGGAAAAGAAGGACACATCAAACGCAATTGCCCACTGTGGGGACAGACTGGGAATAGAGCAGAACCCAAGAAAGATGACAAGTATGTTCCAGCCAGAGTTTTTGCCATCACTCAAGCAGAAGCTGAGGCCAGTCCTTCGGTTGTATCAGGTCAGATTCCTATGGCCAACACCACTTGTAaagttttgtttgattctggtgcAACTCATTCCTTTATTGCTAGCACAATTGTAAATCATATAAATGCACCGAGTGAATTATTTACTGTGGGGTTTGGGACCATGTTACCATCTGGGAAGGTTGTAATCTCTAGAAGTTGGCTTAGGG atttatttgattttgatgtaaTCTTGGGCATGGATTTTCTTACCAAATATGGAGCATCAATTGACTGCAAGCAAAAGAAAGTTGTTTTCACACCAGAAGATGGAGAGACTTTCGAGTTCAGGGGGGTAGGAAAGAAACCCCGCACTCCTATTATTTCGGCAATGAAGGCTGGGCAACTATTGCagcgtgggtgcttagg GAGTTACCCGGGTTACCACCACACGAGAGAAATCGAATTTGTGATAGAATTAGTGCCGGAACGACACCGGTTTCCCGCGCACCATATAGGATGGCACCATCGGAATTGA
- the LOC115714721 gene encoding light-mediated development protein DET1 isoform X1, giving the protein MFRSNNVVARLFQRQICTPPPGTIVHCARRFYENLVPSHTIYDIECPDHLFRKFTEDGQYLVCFSRNHQELIVYRPSWLSFSCKDEDCDIHDLPPQAKKFDSFFTQLYCVSLASSNELICKDFFLYMESNQYGLFATSTTQIHDAPAVGGAIQGVPSIEKITFHLLRLEDGVVLDEKVFNDDFINLAHNMGVFMHDDLLAVVSLRYQTIHILQIRDSGNLVDVRAIGAFCSEDDELFLNSNVPTMGVQLTENNVENGLHQGLPNSSNYFLSGIKQRLLSFIFRGIWSEETNHALRAQNLKRMFYFHFQDYVDLIIWKVQFLDRHHLLIKFGSVDGAVSRTPDQHPPFFAVYNMETTEFVAFYQQNSADELYLLFEQFSDHFHATSKNSLYLNFISSHSNNVHAREQLRSLKNKASSSSQFVKKMLSSLPINCQSLSPSPYFDQSLYRFDEKLISAADRHRQSTDHPIKFILRRQPHALRFKIKPGPEGGNADSRAKKISSFLFHPFLPLALSIQHTMFLQPSAVNIHFRR; this is encoded by the exons atgtttagaagcaacaatgtCGTTGCCAGACTATTCCAACGCCAAATTTGCACTCCTCCTCCTGGCACGATT GTTCATTGCGCCAGACGATTTTACGAGAATTTAGTTCCTAGCCATACCATATATGATATTGAGTGCCCAGATCATTTGTTCCGGAAATTCACAGAAGATGGCCAATATCTCGTATGCTTTAGTAGAAACCATCAGGAGTTGATTGTATACAGACCCTCATGGCTTTCTTTTTCGTGCAAGGACGAAGATTGTGATATCCATGATCTTCCTCCCCAAGCAAAGAAGTTTGATAGTTTCTTTACACAGCTTTACTGTGTATCACTTGCTTCCAGCAATGAGCTTATATGCAAGGATTTCTTCCTTTACATGGAGAGTAACCAATATGGACTCTTTGCCACCTCAACTACTCAAATTCACGATGCACCTGCTGTTGGTGGAGCCATTCAGGGAGTTCcatcaatagaaaagataaCTTTTCATCTCTTGAG GCTAGAAGATGGTGTCGTACTGGATGAAAAGGTCTTTAATGATGATTTTATCAATTTAGCCCATAATATGGGTGTCTTCATGCATGACGATCTTTTAGCAGTTGTGTCACTTCGGTATCAAACAATTCATATTCTCCAAATTCGGGATTCTGGGAACCTTGTTGATGTGCGAGCAATTGGAGCATTTTGTAGTGAAGATGATGAACTTTTTCTCAATTCCAATGTTCCA ACTATGGGTGTTCAGCTGACTGAGAACAATGTCGAAAATGGGTTGCATCAGGGTCTTCCTAATTCATCAAATTATTTCCTTAGTGGCATCAAACAACGATTGCTTTCATTTATATTTCGAGGAATATGGAGTGAAGAAACAAATCATGCTTTG AGGGCCCAAAACCTAAAGAGGATGTTTTATTTCCACTTCCAAGACTATGTTGACTTGATTATATGGAAG GTACAATTCTTGGACCGCCATCACCTGCTAATCAAGTTCGGAAGTGTTGATGGAGCA GTATCACGAACTCCAGATCAGCACCCACCTTTTTTTGCTGTATATAACATGGAGACAACTGAGTTTGTAGCTTTTTATCAG CAAAATTCTGCAGATGAGCTATATCTTTTGTTTGAGCAGTTTAGTGACCACTTCCATGCAACATCTAAAAATTCGTTATATTTGAATTTCATATCTTCTCACTCAAATAATGTTCATGCCAGAGAACAATTGAGATCACTTAAAAATAAagcaagtagttcttcacag TTTGTGAAGAAGATGCTGAGCTCCTTGCCTATTAATTGTCAGTCGCTGAGCCCTTCTCCCTATTTTGATCAATCTCTCTATCGCTTCGATGAAAAG CTTATTTCTGCAGCGGACCGGCATAGACAATCAACAGACCATCCCATAAAGTTCATCTTAAGAAGGCAACCACATGCGCTCAGATTTAAGATTAAACCAG GTCCGGAAGGTGGAAACGCAGATAGTCGAGCCAAAAAGATATcttccttcttgtttcatccATTTCTGCCACTTGCTCTTTCCATTCAGCACACTATGTTCTTGCAACCTTCAGCTGTGAATATTCACTTCCGGAGATAA
- the LOC115714721 gene encoding light-mediated development protein DET1 isoform X2, with product MFRSNNVVARLFQRQICTPPPGTIVHCARRFYENLVPSHTIYDIECPDHLFRKFTEDGQYLVCFSRNHQELIVYRPSWLSFSCKDEDCDIHDLPPQAKKFDSFFTQLYCVSLASSNELICKDFFLYMESNQYGLFATSTTQIHDAPAVGGAIQGVPSIEKITFHLLRLEDGVVLDEKVFNDDFINLAHNMGVFMHDDLLAVVSLRYQTIHILQIRDSGNLVDVRAIGAFCSEDDELFLNSNVPTMGVQLTENNVENGLHQGLPNSSNYFLSGIKQRLLSFIFRGIWSEETNHALRAQNLKRMFYFHFQDYVDLIIWKVQFLDRHHLLIKFGSVDGAVSRTPDQHPPFFAVYNMETTEFVAFYQQNSADELYLLFEQEQLRSLKNKASSSSQFVKKMLSSLPINCQSLSPSPYFDQSLYRFDEKLISAADRHRQSTDHPIKFILRRQPHALRFKIKPGPEGGNADSRAKKISSFLFHPFLPLALSIQHTMFLQPSAVNIHFRR from the exons atgtttagaagcaacaatgtCGTTGCCAGACTATTCCAACGCCAAATTTGCACTCCTCCTCCTGGCACGATT GTTCATTGCGCCAGACGATTTTACGAGAATTTAGTTCCTAGCCATACCATATATGATATTGAGTGCCCAGATCATTTGTTCCGGAAATTCACAGAAGATGGCCAATATCTCGTATGCTTTAGTAGAAACCATCAGGAGTTGATTGTATACAGACCCTCATGGCTTTCTTTTTCGTGCAAGGACGAAGATTGTGATATCCATGATCTTCCTCCCCAAGCAAAGAAGTTTGATAGTTTCTTTACACAGCTTTACTGTGTATCACTTGCTTCCAGCAATGAGCTTATATGCAAGGATTTCTTCCTTTACATGGAGAGTAACCAATATGGACTCTTTGCCACCTCAACTACTCAAATTCACGATGCACCTGCTGTTGGTGGAGCCATTCAGGGAGTTCcatcaatagaaaagataaCTTTTCATCTCTTGAG GCTAGAAGATGGTGTCGTACTGGATGAAAAGGTCTTTAATGATGATTTTATCAATTTAGCCCATAATATGGGTGTCTTCATGCATGACGATCTTTTAGCAGTTGTGTCACTTCGGTATCAAACAATTCATATTCTCCAAATTCGGGATTCTGGGAACCTTGTTGATGTGCGAGCAATTGGAGCATTTTGTAGTGAAGATGATGAACTTTTTCTCAATTCCAATGTTCCA ACTATGGGTGTTCAGCTGACTGAGAACAATGTCGAAAATGGGTTGCATCAGGGTCTTCCTAATTCATCAAATTATTTCCTTAGTGGCATCAAACAACGATTGCTTTCATTTATATTTCGAGGAATATGGAGTGAAGAAACAAATCATGCTTTG AGGGCCCAAAACCTAAAGAGGATGTTTTATTTCCACTTCCAAGACTATGTTGACTTGATTATATGGAAG GTACAATTCTTGGACCGCCATCACCTGCTAATCAAGTTCGGAAGTGTTGATGGAGCA GTATCACGAACTCCAGATCAGCACCCACCTTTTTTTGCTGTATATAACATGGAGACAACTGAGTTTGTAGCTTTTTATCAG CAAAATTCTGCAGATGAGCTATATCTTTTGTTTGAGCA AGAACAATTGAGATCACTTAAAAATAAagcaagtagttcttcacag TTTGTGAAGAAGATGCTGAGCTCCTTGCCTATTAATTGTCAGTCGCTGAGCCCTTCTCCCTATTTTGATCAATCTCTCTATCGCTTCGATGAAAAG CTTATTTCTGCAGCGGACCGGCATAGACAATCAACAGACCATCCCATAAAGTTCATCTTAAGAAGGCAACCACATGCGCTCAGATTTAAGATTAAACCAG GTCCGGAAGGTGGAAACGCAGATAGTCGAGCCAAAAAGATATcttccttcttgtttcatccATTTCTGCCACTTGCTCTTTCCATTCAGCACACTATGTTCTTGCAACCTTCAGCTGTGAATATTCACTTCCGGAGATAA